A genomic window from Candidatus Andeanibacterium colombiense includes:
- the cphA gene encoding cyanophycin synthetase: MEDRRDSESGAGDASFRVLETRIYRNASLYGRLPLARIRVDLGVLEAYPTNTISGFTETLLNLLPGLRSHGCSCPDQGGFPHRLEEGTWLGHVIEHVALELQTRAGSPVSRGKTRSVPGKRGVYDILYRYQDEKLALAAGSAAVRAVLSLLPEDLRTIEGDALLAPPATDNPQDVEALVPALKRILARNALGPTTAALVTAALDRKIPVTRFPSHIQLGYGSFQKRISASITGATSHLGVVFAGDKFRAKTLLHERGLPVPQGRLVQTADEALAAAQTLGFPVVIKPLDGNHGRGVSTDLATEAQIRAAFSQAAEVKPRVIVEQHLRGNDHRILVIGGKVVAVAERVPAQVKGDGIHTAAELIEIQNSDPRRGDGHANVLTRIKVDARLEDMLARQDKTLSSIPGAGETVLLRGTANLSSGGTAVDRTDAIHPDNRLVAEMAAHTIGLDIAGVDFVTPDITRSVRETGGGIVEINAAPGFRMHLAPSEGTPRDVAAPVIGMLFPNGTSSRIPIVAITGTNGKSTTTRMVAAILRETGRRVGRTDTSGVFIDDMLLRAGDASGPRSAAMLLTNPAVDAAVFETARGGILREGLGFDTCSVGAVLNVTEDHLGLKGVDTLEQLAALKSVVLKGVARRGATVLNLDDRYCRRMARRARSKVVWFSLNTPATHPRLTEHLSSGGVAVLRERTSAGDELVIRVGSDRTFVMLSRDIPGTAGGAALFNVANALAAIAIACALGIRAEIIADALRRFSSSFEDNPGRFNVIDDHPFRVILDYAHNAASLKALGESLPGLRPAGGRTIGMVSIPGDRREQDIIEIGRLAVTIFDRVVFREGPDGRTRPRGEVLKLLEQGAAEAGGNGRFESIMEEADAVAHCLAMARPGDLVVLFPTKVEDVFRQVKAYAPIAAGTYAAA, from the coding sequence ATGGAAGATAGACGCGATTCTGAAAGTGGGGCGGGGGACGCTTCCTTTCGCGTGCTGGAAACAAGAATTTATCGCAACGCCAGCCTTTACGGCCGGCTGCCGCTTGCTCGCATCCGTGTCGATCTCGGCGTGCTCGAAGCCTATCCCACAAACACCATTTCCGGCTTTACGGAGACCCTACTGAATCTGTTGCCGGGGCTCAGGTCCCACGGATGCAGCTGCCCCGACCAAGGCGGATTCCCCCACCGACTTGAAGAGGGAACCTGGCTGGGCCACGTTATCGAGCACGTTGCGCTGGAACTTCAGACCAGAGCCGGCAGCCCGGTCTCGCGCGGCAAGACGCGATCCGTGCCGGGCAAGCGGGGTGTCTACGACATCCTCTACCGCTACCAAGACGAAAAGCTCGCATTGGCTGCCGGCAGTGCAGCAGTGCGGGCGGTCCTCTCCCTGCTCCCGGAAGATTTGCGCACGATCGAAGGCGACGCTCTGCTGGCGCCGCCGGCAACCGACAATCCGCAGGACGTCGAAGCACTGGTCCCCGCGCTCAAGCGCATTCTCGCCCGCAACGCCCTAGGCCCGACAACGGCCGCTCTGGTGACGGCAGCCTTGGACAGAAAAATTCCGGTCACCAGGTTTCCCAGTCATATTCAGCTTGGCTACGGCAGCTTTCAGAAGCGGATCAGCGCGAGCATTACCGGCGCTACCTCGCATCTTGGGGTGGTCTTCGCCGGCGATAAATTTCGTGCCAAGACCCTGCTTCATGAGCGGGGTTTGCCGGTTCCGCAGGGTCGGCTGGTTCAAACGGCAGACGAAGCGCTGGCCGCGGCGCAGACTCTGGGTTTTCCGGTCGTGATCAAGCCGCTCGACGGCAATCACGGACGCGGAGTGAGCACCGATCTGGCAACTGAAGCTCAGATCCGAGCTGCTTTCTCCCAAGCTGCTGAAGTGAAGCCGCGGGTGATTGTCGAGCAGCACCTGCGGGGCAACGACCACCGGATTTTGGTGATCGGCGGGAAGGTCGTCGCGGTCGCCGAGCGCGTGCCTGCCCAAGTGAAAGGGGATGGCATTCACACGGCCGCCGAACTGATCGAGATACAGAACAGTGATCCGCGCCGGGGCGATGGGCATGCCAATGTGCTCACCAGGATCAAGGTAGATGCCCGCCTGGAGGATATGCTCGCGCGTCAGGACAAGACGCTCTCGAGCATTCCGGGTGCAGGCGAAACCGTTCTCTTGCGCGGAACGGCCAACCTGTCGAGCGGCGGAACCGCTGTCGATCGCACCGACGCAATCCATCCAGACAACCGCTTGGTCGCTGAGATGGCCGCTCACACGATCGGCCTCGACATTGCCGGCGTCGATTTCGTTACGCCGGACATCACTCGCTCCGTCCGCGAAACTGGAGGCGGAATTGTCGAGATCAATGCGGCACCCGGCTTCCGCATGCATCTTGCACCGTCGGAAGGCACGCCTCGCGACGTCGCTGCCCCGGTGATCGGCATGCTATTCCCCAACGGCACTTCCAGCCGCATCCCGATCGTCGCGATCACTGGCACGAACGGCAAATCCACGACCACCCGCATGGTCGCCGCGATCCTTCGCGAAACCGGAAGACGAGTCGGTCGCACAGACACAAGCGGGGTGTTCATCGACGACATGTTGCTGAGAGCCGGAGATGCCAGCGGACCCCGGAGCGCCGCCATGCTTCTCACAAATCCGGCCGTCGACGCGGCCGTGTTCGAAACAGCACGCGGCGGTATCCTGCGCGAAGGGCTCGGCTTCGATACCTGTTCCGTCGGCGCGGTGCTCAACGTCACGGAAGACCATCTTGGCCTCAAGGGCGTCGATACGCTGGAGCAACTGGCCGCGCTGAAATCAGTCGTGCTTAAAGGTGTCGCGCGTCGGGGCGCGACAGTGCTCAATCTCGACGACCGATACTGCCGCAGGATGGCCAGGCGGGCGCGCAGCAAAGTCGTCTGGTTCAGCCTTAACACGCCCGCAACGCATCCGCGACTGACCGAACACCTGAGTTCAGGCGGCGTCGCGGTCCTGCGTGAGAGGACGTCCGCGGGCGATGAACTCGTGATCCGCGTCGGGAGCGATCGAACGTTCGTGATGCTGTCTCGGGACATTCCTGGGACCGCCGGAGGTGCCGCCCTGTTTAATGTTGCCAATGCGCTTGCGGCAATCGCTATTGCCTGCGCTCTCGGTATCAGGGCCGAAATCATCGCCGACGCGCTGCGCCGCTTCTCTTCGAGCTTCGAGGATAATCCCGGCCGGTTCAACGTGATCGACGATCACCCTTTCCGCGTCATCCTAGATTATGCGCACAACGCGGCGAGCCTAAAGGCGCTCGGCGAAAGCCTGCCTGGCTTACGGCCCGCCGGCGGGCGAACGATCGGGATGGTGAGCATCCCCGGCGATCGGCGGGAGCAGGACATTATCGAAATCGGGCGCCTCGCCGTCACGATTTTCGATCGTGTGGTTTTTCGTGAAGGCCCCGATGGCCGGACCCGTCCACGGGGCGAGGTCCTGAAACTGCTCGAACAGGGCGCGGCCGAGGCAGGCGGCAACGGACGCTTCGAAAGCATCATGGAAGAAGCGGATGCCGTGGCTCACTGCCTAGCGATGGCTCGACCGGGCGATCTGGTAGTGCTGTTTCCCACGAAGGTAGAGGATGTCTTCCGCCAGGTGAAAGCATACGCGCCGATCGCAGCAGGCACTTATGCAGCCGCATAG
- a CDS encoding isoaspartyl peptidase/L-asparaginase family protein — MQPHSESWSVVVHGGARTIPDPERAGCVEACLKAVRAAAAILSAGGSALDAVEAATRMLEDAPNFNAGLSSVRNAAGDIEMDAAIMDGETLALGGVGALRDVRHPVSVARGLLPERPVLLVGDGAAKFAASIGAEPAPLIPLVTPAVAGGDTVGCVARDTHGHVAAAGSTGGIAGKMVGRVGDTPLPGCGLYADDELGAVAVSGDGESIARTLLATHALWSARDSTPTTAAQAAIERMKRVGGEAGAILIDRLGRIGIAHNSRNFSVGVASSQLERPHAATRADDLKEWLE; from the coding sequence ATGCAGCCGCATAGCGAGAGCTGGTCGGTCGTCGTCCACGGCGGCGCAAGGACAATACCCGACCCCGAACGCGCGGGCTGTGTGGAGGCATGCCTCAAGGCTGTGAGAGCGGCCGCCGCGATCCTGTCAGCCGGAGGCTCTGCCCTCGACGCGGTCGAGGCGGCCACGCGCATGCTGGAAGATGCGCCCAATTTCAACGCGGGCCTCAGTTCCGTTCGCAATGCGGCGGGTGACATCGAAATGGATGCTGCGATCATGGATGGAGAGACCCTCGCTTTAGGCGGCGTGGGTGCCCTGCGCGATGTTCGCCATCCGGTGTCGGTGGCCCGTGGCTTGCTGCCCGAGCGTCCTGTTCTGCTGGTGGGAGACGGGGCCGCAAAGTTTGCGGCCAGCATCGGGGCGGAGCCCGCGCCACTTATCCCGCTGGTCACGCCCGCTGTGGCCGGGGGAGATACGGTAGGCTGTGTGGCTCGGGATACGCACGGTCACGTGGCGGCTGCTGGCTCGACCGGGGGGATCGCCGGGAAAATGGTCGGCCGCGTTGGCGATACGCCGCTACCGGGCTGCGGCCTATACGCCGATGACGAGCTCGGGGCTGTCGCCGTTTCAGGTGACGGTGAAAGTATCGCACGCACGCTTCTCGCAACGCACGCCCTGTGGAGTGCGCGCGATTCTACCCCGACCACAGCGGCGCAGGCGGCAATCGAGCGGATGAAGCGGGTGGGAGGCGAAGCGGGAGCGATCCTGATCGACCGCCTGGGCCGGATTGGCATCGCTCACAATTCCCGAAATTTTTCAGTGGGTGTGGCCTCCAGCCAGCTCGAGCGGCCGCATGCCGCCACCCGCGCCGACGACCTTAAGGAGTGGCTAGAGTGA
- a CDS encoding cyanophycinase, with translation MNGPLIIIGGHEDKEGERRILRAIAEAVGGGKLVIATVASHEPEGYFETYKEAFAPLGLTDLVELYVADRVESFSEETLAPLADACGIFFTGGDQLRISSQIGDTPIERMVRDIHARGGVVAGTSAGAAFMSEIMLTKGASGETHRIGDLRMAPGLGLVPDAIIDQHFAERGRIGRLLGAVAQNPRVVGIGIDEDTAVVMRGDSFSVIGAGGVYVADGQNVTHSNISEAKPDRALSMHGVVLHVLSAGDTFEMSTRTPGFGGNEP, from the coding sequence GTGAACGGACCCCTGATCATTATTGGCGGACACGAAGACAAGGAGGGCGAGCGCAGGATCCTGCGGGCGATCGCCGAAGCGGTTGGGGGCGGCAAGCTGGTCATTGCCACTGTCGCAAGCCATGAGCCGGAAGGCTATTTCGAGACCTATAAGGAAGCGTTCGCGCCTCTGGGATTAACCGATCTCGTAGAACTTTACGTAGCGGACCGGGTTGAGAGCTTTAGCGAGGAAACCCTCGCTCCGCTTGCCGATGCCTGCGGGATTTTCTTCACCGGCGGGGACCAGCTAAGAATCTCGAGCCAGATTGGCGACACACCGATCGAACGCATGGTGCGCGACATTCATGCCCGAGGAGGTGTGGTTGCCGGCACGTCCGCGGGTGCGGCTTTCATGAGCGAGATCATGCTCACCAAGGGCGCGAGCGGTGAAACGCATCGCATCGGCGACCTGCGAATGGCTCCGGGCCTTGGCCTCGTTCCCGATGCAATTATCGACCAGCATTTCGCTGAACGCGGCCGCATCGGGCGCTTGCTCGGCGCTGTGGCGCAAAATCCGCGCGTTGTCGGGATCGGCATCGATGAAGATACCGCCGTGGTCATGCGCGGCGACAGCTTCTCGGTGATTGGCGCCGGCGGAGTCTACGTCGCCGACGGACAGAACGTCACGCACTCCAACATTTCCGAAGCCAAGCCTGACCGCGCGCTCTCGATGCATGGGGTTGTGCTTCACGTCCTGAGTGCGGGGGACACCTTCGAAATGTCCACCCGCACTCCGGGATTCGGAGGAAACGAACCATGA